A genome region from Erigeron canadensis isolate Cc75 chromosome 3, C_canadensis_v1, whole genome shotgun sequence includes the following:
- the LOC122594196 gene encoding uncharacterized protein LOC122594196, with protein sequence MASFMPFTNKNLDIFMCVLRPTIAIVDDLVDSLKNFSLFTERLGCIHSSIFKSIHGNMIVWYGAWIKRSNEDKELLQQVLLSGLTNLQNMAVLLEYDFMAAYGGEAKDGPPAAKFSTGDTISFSSTHLLQSNTKINEQDFLYSCFSVFRSYFLKMNGTISGVCLKCENCPVVVNFYVWKNLQSCYSFVLKNDQREELQNYFGGAKVFMKYDVYKVVYVSADDVSSYQYFPPHKLLENHVSSSSSEVNLEDLK encoded by the exons atggcttcTTTCATGCCTTTTACTAACAAGAATCTAGACATATTTATGTGTGTTTTGAGGCCAACAATCGCCATTGTTGATGATCTTGTGGATAGTTTAAAAAACTTCTCTTTGTTTACGGAAAGACTTGGTTGCATTCATTCCTCCATCTTCAAAAGCATCCATGGCAATATG ATTGTATGGTATGGAGCATGGATCAAGAGGTCTAACGAAGACAAAGAATTACTCCAACAAGTACTT CTTTCAGGATTGACTAATCTACAAAACATGGCCGTCCTACTCGAATATGACTTCATGGCCGCCTATGGTGGGGAGGCAAAGGACGGTCCCCCAGCCGCTAAGTTCTCAACAGGCGACACCATCAGTTTTAGCTCGACGCATCTCTTGCAGTCTAACACCAAAATAAACGAGCAAGACTTTTTGTACTCATGCTTCTCCGTATTTAGATCTTACTTCCTTAAGATGAATGGTACCATTTCCGGAGTTTGCTTAAAGTGTGAGAACTGTCCGGTTGTCGTCAATTTCTATGTGTGGAAGAATTTGCAGTCGTGTTACTCGTTTGTACTAAAAAACGATCAACGTGAAGAGCTTCAAAACTACTTTGGAGGTGCTAAGGTTTTCATGAAATATGATGTGTATAAAGTTGTCTATGTAAGTGCAGACGATGTATCGAGCTATCAATACTTCCCTCCTCATAAGTTGTTGGAAAACCatgtatcatcatcatcatccgagGTTAACTTGGAGGATTTAAAGTAA